Proteins co-encoded in one Sebastes umbrosus isolate fSebUmb1 chromosome 20, fSebUmb1.pri, whole genome shotgun sequence genomic window:
- the fbxo11b gene encoding F-box only protein 11 isoform X5, with amino-acid sequence MYEEAPAAAAAEMAIEESGPGAQNSPYQLRRKTLLPKRTAAASATASACPSKGPMEGASTSSTEAFGHRAKRARVSGKSHDLPAAPAEQYLQQKLPDEVVLKIFSYLLEQDLCQAACVCKRFSQLANDPILWKRLYMEVFEYTRPMMHPEPGRFYQVSPEEHEHPNPWKESFQQLYKGAHVKPGFAEHFYSNPGRYKGRENMLYYDTIEDALGGVQEAHFDGLIFVHSGIYTDEWIYIESPITMIGAAPGKVADKVVIENTRDSTFVFMEGSEDAYVGYMTIKFNPDDKSAQHHNAHHCLEITVNCSPNIDHCIIRSTCTVGSAVCVSGQGACPTIKHCNISDCENVGLYITDHAQGIYEDNEISNNALAGIWVKNHGNPIIRRNHIHHGRDVGVFTFDHGMGYFENCNIHRNRIAGFEVKAYANPTVVRCEIHHGQTGGIYVHEKGRGQFIENKIYANNFAGVWITSNSDPTIRGNAIFNGNQGGVYIFGDGRGLIESNDIYGNALAGIQIRTNSCPIVRHNKIHDGQHGGIYVHEKGQGVIEENEVYSNTLAGVWVTTGSTPVLRKNRIHSGKQVGVYFYDNGHGVLEDNDIYNHMYSGVQIRTGSNPKIRRNKIWGGQNGGILVYNSGLGFIEDNEIFDNAMAGVWIKTDSNPTLRRNKIHDGRDGGICIFNGGRGLLEENDIFRNAQAGVLISTNSHPILRKNRIFDGFAAGIEITNHATATLEGNQIFNNRFGGLFLASGVNVTMKDNKILNNQDAIEKAVSRGQCLYKISSYTSYPMHDFYRCHTCNTTDRNAICVNCIKKCHQGHDVEFIRHDRFFCDCGAGTLSNPCTLAGEPTHDTDTLYDSAPPIESNTLQHN; translated from the exons ATGT ATGAGGAGgctcctgcagcagctgcagcagagatggCTATTGAGGAGTCCGGTCCAGGAGCTCAGAACAGTCCCTACCAGCTTCGACGCAAGACCCTGCTTCCCAAGAGAACCGCTGCTGCCTCTGCCACCGCCTCTGCCTGCCCCAGCAAGGGCCCAATGGAG GGAGCTTCCACTTCATCAACAGAGGCCTTTGGCCATCGAGCCAAGCGGGCACGAGTGTCCGGTAAGAGCCACGACCTGCCAG caGCCCCAGCAGAGCAATATCTGCAGCAGAAGCTTCCAGATGAGGTTGTTTTGAAGATCTTCTCCTACTTACTGGAACAGGACCTCTGTCAGGCAGCTTGTGTCTGCAAGAGATTCAGCCAGCTAGCCAACGACCCCATCCTATG GAAGCGTCTGTACATGGAGGTGTTTGAGTACACGCGTCCCATGATGCACCCTGAGCCCGGCAGGTTCTACCAAGTCAGCCCCGAGGAGCATGAACACCCGAACCCCTGGAAGGAGAGCTTCCAACAGCTG TACAAAGGTGCTCACGTAAAACCAGGCTTTGCTGagcatttctacagtaaccccgGCAGATACAAAGGCAGAGAGAACATGCTG TATTATGACACCATTGAGGATGCGCTGGGTGGAGTACAAGAGGCTCACTTTGACGGTCTAATCTTCGTCCACTCCGGCATCTATACAGATGAGTGGATTTATATAGAGTCCCCCATCACCATGATTGGTGCAG CTCCCGGTAAAGTAGCAGACAAGGTGGTGATAGAGAATACTAGAGACTCAACGTTTGTCTTCATGGAGGGCTCAGAGGACGCCTATGTGGGATACATGACCATCAAG TTTAATCCTGATGACAAGTCAGCGCAGCACCACAACGCCCACCACTGTCTGGAGATCACAgtcaactgcagccccaacatcGACCACTGCATCATCCGCTCCACATGCACAG TGggttcagctgtgtgtgtgagcggccAGGGAGCGTGTCCAACCATCAAACACTGCAACATCAGTGACTGTGAGAACGTAGGACTGTACATCACCGATCACGCACAG GGCATTTATGAAGACAATGAAATCAGCAACAATGCGCTAGCGGGAATTTGGGTGAAAAACCACGGTAATCCCATCATTAGACGTAACCACATCCACCACGGACGAGACGTTGGAGTGTTCACCTTCGACCACGGCATG GGTTACTTTGAGAACTGCAACATCCATAGAAACCGCATAGCAGGCTTTGAGGTGAAAGCCTACGCCAACCCCACAGTGGTGCGTTGTGAGATCCATCATGGCCAAACGGGAGGCATCTACGTCCACGAGAAGGGGCGGGGGCAGTTTATCGAGAACAAAATCTATGCCAATAACTTCGCTGGTGTGTGGATCACGTCCAACAGCGACCCGACGATACG GGGAAATGCTATATTCAACGGTAACCAAGGAGGGGTGTACATATTTGGAGATGGACGGGGTTTGATAGAGAGTAACGATATCTATGGTAACGCCTTGGCGGGAATCCAGATCCGAACCAACAGCTGCCCCATTGTACGACACAACAAGATCCACGATGGACAGCATGGGGGCATCTATGTG CACGAAAAAGGCCAGGGGGTGATCGAGGAGAATGAGGTTTACAGCAACACGCTGGCTGGAGTCTGGGTGACTACAGGCAGCACTCCTGTCCTCCGCAAGAACCGCATCCACAGTGGCAAACAG gttggcGTGTATTTCTACGACAACGGACACGGTGTGTTGGAAGACAATGACATCTACAATCACATGTACTCTGGTGTACAAATAAG GACGGGGAGCAACCCAAAGATCAGGCGCAACAAGATCTGGGGAGGCCAGAACGGAGGGATTTTAGTCTACAACTCAG GTCTGGGCTTCATCGAGGACAACGAGATCTTTGACAACGCCATGGCGGGGGTGTGGATCAAGACGGACAGCAACCCCACGCTGAGACGAAATAAGATTCACGACGGCAGAGATGGAGGCATCTGTATCTTCAATGGAGGCAGAG GACTCCTGGAAGAGAACGACATCTTCAGGAACGCTCAGGCTGGTGTGCTGATCAGCACAAACAGCCACCCGATACTCCGCAAGAACCGCATTTTTGACGGCTTCGCTGCAG gTATTGAAATCACCAACCACGCCACCGCCACGCTGGAGGGCAACCAGATCTTCAACAATCGCTTCGGAGGCCTGTTTCTGGCCTCGGGGGTCAACGTCACCATGAAAG ATAATAAGATTCTGAATAACCAGGATGCCATCGAGAAGGCAGTGAGCAGAGGACAGTGCCTCTACAAGATCTCCAGCTACACCAGTTACCCCATGCACGACTTCTACAG ATGTCACACCTGTAACACAACAGATAGGAACGCCATCTGTGTAAACTGCATCAAAAAATGCCACCAAGGGCACGATGTAGAGTTTATACGGCATGATCG GTTTTTCTGTGACTGCGGAGCGGGAACGTTGTCCAACCCGTGCACGCTGGCCGGAGAGCCCACACACGACACAGACACTCTGTATGACTCGGCGCCGCCCATCGAGTCCAACACGCTGCAACATAACTGA
- the fbxo11b gene encoding F-box only protein 11 isoform X2, translating into MNSVRATNRRPRRVSRPRPVQPERNNGDNRDEEAPAAAAAEMAIEESGPGAQNSPYQLRRKTLLPKRTAAASATASACPSKGPMEGASTSSTEAFGHRAKRARVSGKSHDLPAPAEQYLQQKLPDEVVLKIFSYLLEQDLCQAACVCKRFSQLANDPILWKRLYMEVFEYTRPMMHPEPGRFYQVSPEEHEHPNPWKESFQQLYKGAHVKPGFAEHFYSNPGRYKGRENMLYYDTIEDALGGVQEAHFDGLIFVHSGIYTDEWIYIESPITMIGAAPGKVADKVVIENTRDSTFVFMEGSEDAYVGYMTIKFNPDDKSAQHHNAHHCLEITVNCSPNIDHCIIRSTCTVGSAVCVSGQGACPTIKHCNISDCENVGLYITDHAQGIYEDNEISNNALAGIWVKNHGNPIIRRNHIHHGRDVGVFTFDHGMGYFENCNIHRNRIAGFEVKAYANPTVVRCEIHHGQTGGIYVHEKGRGQFIENKIYANNFAGVWITSNSDPTIRGNAIFNGNQGGVYIFGDGRGLIESNDIYGNALAGIQIRTNSCPIVRHNKIHDGQHGGIYVHEKGQGVIEENEVYSNTLAGVWVTTGSTPVLRKNRIHSGKQVGVYFYDNGHGVLEDNDIYNHMYSGVQIRTGSNPKIRRNKIWGGQNGGILVYNSGLGFIEDNEIFDNAMAGVWIKTDSNPTLRRNKIHDGRDGGICIFNGGRGLLEENDIFRNAQAGVLISTNSHPILRKNRIFDGFAAGIEITNHATATLEGNQIFNNRFGGLFLASGVNVTMKDNKILNNQDAIEKAVSRGQCLYKISSYTSYPMHDFYRCHTCNTTDRNAICVNCIKKCHQGHDVEFIRHDRFFCDCGAGTLSNPCTLAGEPTHDTDTLYDSAPPIESNTLQHN; encoded by the exons ATGAACTCCGTCAGAGCCACCAACAGGAGACCCAGGCGAGTGTCGAGGCCGCGCCCGGTGCAGCCCGAACGCAACAACGGGGATAACAGAG ATGAGGAGgctcctgcagcagctgcagcagagatggCTATTGAGGAGTCCGGTCCAGGAGCTCAGAACAGTCCCTACCAGCTTCGACGCAAGACCCTGCTTCCCAAGAGAACCGCTGCTGCCTCTGCCACCGCCTCTGCCTGCCCCAGCAAGGGCCCAATGGAG GGAGCTTCCACTTCATCAACAGAGGCCTTTGGCCATCGAGCCAAGCGGGCACGAGTGTCCGGTAAGAGCCACGACCTGCCAG CCCCAGCAGAGCAATATCTGCAGCAGAAGCTTCCAGATGAGGTTGTTTTGAAGATCTTCTCCTACTTACTGGAACAGGACCTCTGTCAGGCAGCTTGTGTCTGCAAGAGATTCAGCCAGCTAGCCAACGACCCCATCCTATG GAAGCGTCTGTACATGGAGGTGTTTGAGTACACGCGTCCCATGATGCACCCTGAGCCCGGCAGGTTCTACCAAGTCAGCCCCGAGGAGCATGAACACCCGAACCCCTGGAAGGAGAGCTTCCAACAGCTG TACAAAGGTGCTCACGTAAAACCAGGCTTTGCTGagcatttctacagtaaccccgGCAGATACAAAGGCAGAGAGAACATGCTG TATTATGACACCATTGAGGATGCGCTGGGTGGAGTACAAGAGGCTCACTTTGACGGTCTAATCTTCGTCCACTCCGGCATCTATACAGATGAGTGGATTTATATAGAGTCCCCCATCACCATGATTGGTGCAG CTCCCGGTAAAGTAGCAGACAAGGTGGTGATAGAGAATACTAGAGACTCAACGTTTGTCTTCATGGAGGGCTCAGAGGACGCCTATGTGGGATACATGACCATCAAG TTTAATCCTGATGACAAGTCAGCGCAGCACCACAACGCCCACCACTGTCTGGAGATCACAgtcaactgcagccccaacatcGACCACTGCATCATCCGCTCCACATGCACAG TGggttcagctgtgtgtgtgagcggccAGGGAGCGTGTCCAACCATCAAACACTGCAACATCAGTGACTGTGAGAACGTAGGACTGTACATCACCGATCACGCACAG GGCATTTATGAAGACAATGAAATCAGCAACAATGCGCTAGCGGGAATTTGGGTGAAAAACCACGGTAATCCCATCATTAGACGTAACCACATCCACCACGGACGAGACGTTGGAGTGTTCACCTTCGACCACGGCATG GGTTACTTTGAGAACTGCAACATCCATAGAAACCGCATAGCAGGCTTTGAGGTGAAAGCCTACGCCAACCCCACAGTGGTGCGTTGTGAGATCCATCATGGCCAAACGGGAGGCATCTACGTCCACGAGAAGGGGCGGGGGCAGTTTATCGAGAACAAAATCTATGCCAATAACTTCGCTGGTGTGTGGATCACGTCCAACAGCGACCCGACGATACG GGGAAATGCTATATTCAACGGTAACCAAGGAGGGGTGTACATATTTGGAGATGGACGGGGTTTGATAGAGAGTAACGATATCTATGGTAACGCCTTGGCGGGAATCCAGATCCGAACCAACAGCTGCCCCATTGTACGACACAACAAGATCCACGATGGACAGCATGGGGGCATCTATGTG CACGAAAAAGGCCAGGGGGTGATCGAGGAGAATGAGGTTTACAGCAACACGCTGGCTGGAGTCTGGGTGACTACAGGCAGCACTCCTGTCCTCCGCAAGAACCGCATCCACAGTGGCAAACAG gttggcGTGTATTTCTACGACAACGGACACGGTGTGTTGGAAGACAATGACATCTACAATCACATGTACTCTGGTGTACAAATAAG GACGGGGAGCAACCCAAAGATCAGGCGCAACAAGATCTGGGGAGGCCAGAACGGAGGGATTTTAGTCTACAACTCAG GTCTGGGCTTCATCGAGGACAACGAGATCTTTGACAACGCCATGGCGGGGGTGTGGATCAAGACGGACAGCAACCCCACGCTGAGACGAAATAAGATTCACGACGGCAGAGATGGAGGCATCTGTATCTTCAATGGAGGCAGAG GACTCCTGGAAGAGAACGACATCTTCAGGAACGCTCAGGCTGGTGTGCTGATCAGCACAAACAGCCACCCGATACTCCGCAAGAACCGCATTTTTGACGGCTTCGCTGCAG gTATTGAAATCACCAACCACGCCACCGCCACGCTGGAGGGCAACCAGATCTTCAACAATCGCTTCGGAGGCCTGTTTCTGGCCTCGGGGGTCAACGTCACCATGAAAG ATAATAAGATTCTGAATAACCAGGATGCCATCGAGAAGGCAGTGAGCAGAGGACAGTGCCTCTACAAGATCTCCAGCTACACCAGTTACCCCATGCACGACTTCTACAG ATGTCACACCTGTAACACAACAGATAGGAACGCCATCTGTGTAAACTGCATCAAAAAATGCCACCAAGGGCACGATGTAGAGTTTATACGGCATGATCG GTTTTTCTGTGACTGCGGAGCGGGAACGTTGTCCAACCCGTGCACGCTGGCCGGAGAGCCCACACACGACACAGACACTCTGTATGACTCGGCGCCGCCCATCGAGTCCAACACGCTGCAACATAACTGA
- the fbxo11b gene encoding F-box only protein 11 isoform X3, with the protein MNSVRATNRRPRRVSRPRPVQPERNNGDNRDEEAPAAAAAEMAIEESGPGAQNSPYQLRRKTLLPKRTAAASATASACPSKGPMEGASTSSTEAFGHRAKRARVSAAPAEQYLQQKLPDEVVLKIFSYLLEQDLCQAACVCKRFSQLANDPILWKRLYMEVFEYTRPMMHPEPGRFYQVSPEEHEHPNPWKESFQQLYKGAHVKPGFAEHFYSNPGRYKGRENMLYYDTIEDALGGVQEAHFDGLIFVHSGIYTDEWIYIESPITMIGAAPGKVADKVVIENTRDSTFVFMEGSEDAYVGYMTIKFNPDDKSAQHHNAHHCLEITVNCSPNIDHCIIRSTCTVGSAVCVSGQGACPTIKHCNISDCENVGLYITDHAQGIYEDNEISNNALAGIWVKNHGNPIIRRNHIHHGRDVGVFTFDHGMGYFENCNIHRNRIAGFEVKAYANPTVVRCEIHHGQTGGIYVHEKGRGQFIENKIYANNFAGVWITSNSDPTIRGNAIFNGNQGGVYIFGDGRGLIESNDIYGNALAGIQIRTNSCPIVRHNKIHDGQHGGIYVHEKGQGVIEENEVYSNTLAGVWVTTGSTPVLRKNRIHSGKQVGVYFYDNGHGVLEDNDIYNHMYSGVQIRTGSNPKIRRNKIWGGQNGGILVYNSGLGFIEDNEIFDNAMAGVWIKTDSNPTLRRNKIHDGRDGGICIFNGGRGLLEENDIFRNAQAGVLISTNSHPILRKNRIFDGFAAGIEITNHATATLEGNQIFNNRFGGLFLASGVNVTMKDNKILNNQDAIEKAVSRGQCLYKISSYTSYPMHDFYRCHTCNTTDRNAICVNCIKKCHQGHDVEFIRHDRFFCDCGAGTLSNPCTLAGEPTHDTDTLYDSAPPIESNTLQHN; encoded by the exons ATGAACTCCGTCAGAGCCACCAACAGGAGACCCAGGCGAGTGTCGAGGCCGCGCCCGGTGCAGCCCGAACGCAACAACGGGGATAACAGAG ATGAGGAGgctcctgcagcagctgcagcagagatggCTATTGAGGAGTCCGGTCCAGGAGCTCAGAACAGTCCCTACCAGCTTCGACGCAAGACCCTGCTTCCCAAGAGAACCGCTGCTGCCTCTGCCACCGCCTCTGCCTGCCCCAGCAAGGGCCCAATGGAG GGAGCTTCCACTTCATCAACAGAGGCCTTTGGCCATCGAGCCAAGCGGGCACGAGTGTCCG caGCCCCAGCAGAGCAATATCTGCAGCAGAAGCTTCCAGATGAGGTTGTTTTGAAGATCTTCTCCTACTTACTGGAACAGGACCTCTGTCAGGCAGCTTGTGTCTGCAAGAGATTCAGCCAGCTAGCCAACGACCCCATCCTATG GAAGCGTCTGTACATGGAGGTGTTTGAGTACACGCGTCCCATGATGCACCCTGAGCCCGGCAGGTTCTACCAAGTCAGCCCCGAGGAGCATGAACACCCGAACCCCTGGAAGGAGAGCTTCCAACAGCTG TACAAAGGTGCTCACGTAAAACCAGGCTTTGCTGagcatttctacagtaaccccgGCAGATACAAAGGCAGAGAGAACATGCTG TATTATGACACCATTGAGGATGCGCTGGGTGGAGTACAAGAGGCTCACTTTGACGGTCTAATCTTCGTCCACTCCGGCATCTATACAGATGAGTGGATTTATATAGAGTCCCCCATCACCATGATTGGTGCAG CTCCCGGTAAAGTAGCAGACAAGGTGGTGATAGAGAATACTAGAGACTCAACGTTTGTCTTCATGGAGGGCTCAGAGGACGCCTATGTGGGATACATGACCATCAAG TTTAATCCTGATGACAAGTCAGCGCAGCACCACAACGCCCACCACTGTCTGGAGATCACAgtcaactgcagccccaacatcGACCACTGCATCATCCGCTCCACATGCACAG TGggttcagctgtgtgtgtgagcggccAGGGAGCGTGTCCAACCATCAAACACTGCAACATCAGTGACTGTGAGAACGTAGGACTGTACATCACCGATCACGCACAG GGCATTTATGAAGACAATGAAATCAGCAACAATGCGCTAGCGGGAATTTGGGTGAAAAACCACGGTAATCCCATCATTAGACGTAACCACATCCACCACGGACGAGACGTTGGAGTGTTCACCTTCGACCACGGCATG GGTTACTTTGAGAACTGCAACATCCATAGAAACCGCATAGCAGGCTTTGAGGTGAAAGCCTACGCCAACCCCACAGTGGTGCGTTGTGAGATCCATCATGGCCAAACGGGAGGCATCTACGTCCACGAGAAGGGGCGGGGGCAGTTTATCGAGAACAAAATCTATGCCAATAACTTCGCTGGTGTGTGGATCACGTCCAACAGCGACCCGACGATACG GGGAAATGCTATATTCAACGGTAACCAAGGAGGGGTGTACATATTTGGAGATGGACGGGGTTTGATAGAGAGTAACGATATCTATGGTAACGCCTTGGCGGGAATCCAGATCCGAACCAACAGCTGCCCCATTGTACGACACAACAAGATCCACGATGGACAGCATGGGGGCATCTATGTG CACGAAAAAGGCCAGGGGGTGATCGAGGAGAATGAGGTTTACAGCAACACGCTGGCTGGAGTCTGGGTGACTACAGGCAGCACTCCTGTCCTCCGCAAGAACCGCATCCACAGTGGCAAACAG gttggcGTGTATTTCTACGACAACGGACACGGTGTGTTGGAAGACAATGACATCTACAATCACATGTACTCTGGTGTACAAATAAG GACGGGGAGCAACCCAAAGATCAGGCGCAACAAGATCTGGGGAGGCCAGAACGGAGGGATTTTAGTCTACAACTCAG GTCTGGGCTTCATCGAGGACAACGAGATCTTTGACAACGCCATGGCGGGGGTGTGGATCAAGACGGACAGCAACCCCACGCTGAGACGAAATAAGATTCACGACGGCAGAGATGGAGGCATCTGTATCTTCAATGGAGGCAGAG GACTCCTGGAAGAGAACGACATCTTCAGGAACGCTCAGGCTGGTGTGCTGATCAGCACAAACAGCCACCCGATACTCCGCAAGAACCGCATTTTTGACGGCTTCGCTGCAG gTATTGAAATCACCAACCACGCCACCGCCACGCTGGAGGGCAACCAGATCTTCAACAATCGCTTCGGAGGCCTGTTTCTGGCCTCGGGGGTCAACGTCACCATGAAAG ATAATAAGATTCTGAATAACCAGGATGCCATCGAGAAGGCAGTGAGCAGAGGACAGTGCCTCTACAAGATCTCCAGCTACACCAGTTACCCCATGCACGACTTCTACAG ATGTCACACCTGTAACACAACAGATAGGAACGCCATCTGTGTAAACTGCATCAAAAAATGCCACCAAGGGCACGATGTAGAGTTTATACGGCATGATCG GTTTTTCTGTGACTGCGGAGCGGGAACGTTGTCCAACCCGTGCACGCTGGCCGGAGAGCCCACACACGACACAGACACTCTGTATGACTCGGCGCCGCCCATCGAGTCCAACACGCTGCAACATAACTGA
- the fbxo11b gene encoding F-box only protein 11 isoform X4: MNSVRATNRRPRRVSRPRPVQPERNNGDNRDEEAPAAAAAEMAIEESGPGAQNSPYQLRRKTLLPKRTAAASATASACPSKGPMEGASTSSTEAFGHRAKRARVSAPAEQYLQQKLPDEVVLKIFSYLLEQDLCQAACVCKRFSQLANDPILWKRLYMEVFEYTRPMMHPEPGRFYQVSPEEHEHPNPWKESFQQLYKGAHVKPGFAEHFYSNPGRYKGRENMLYYDTIEDALGGVQEAHFDGLIFVHSGIYTDEWIYIESPITMIGAAPGKVADKVVIENTRDSTFVFMEGSEDAYVGYMTIKFNPDDKSAQHHNAHHCLEITVNCSPNIDHCIIRSTCTVGSAVCVSGQGACPTIKHCNISDCENVGLYITDHAQGIYEDNEISNNALAGIWVKNHGNPIIRRNHIHHGRDVGVFTFDHGMGYFENCNIHRNRIAGFEVKAYANPTVVRCEIHHGQTGGIYVHEKGRGQFIENKIYANNFAGVWITSNSDPTIRGNAIFNGNQGGVYIFGDGRGLIESNDIYGNALAGIQIRTNSCPIVRHNKIHDGQHGGIYVHEKGQGVIEENEVYSNTLAGVWVTTGSTPVLRKNRIHSGKQVGVYFYDNGHGVLEDNDIYNHMYSGVQIRTGSNPKIRRNKIWGGQNGGILVYNSGLGFIEDNEIFDNAMAGVWIKTDSNPTLRRNKIHDGRDGGICIFNGGRGLLEENDIFRNAQAGVLISTNSHPILRKNRIFDGFAAGIEITNHATATLEGNQIFNNRFGGLFLASGVNVTMKDNKILNNQDAIEKAVSRGQCLYKISSYTSYPMHDFYRCHTCNTTDRNAICVNCIKKCHQGHDVEFIRHDRFFCDCGAGTLSNPCTLAGEPTHDTDTLYDSAPPIESNTLQHN; encoded by the exons ATGAACTCCGTCAGAGCCACCAACAGGAGACCCAGGCGAGTGTCGAGGCCGCGCCCGGTGCAGCCCGAACGCAACAACGGGGATAACAGAG ATGAGGAGgctcctgcagcagctgcagcagagatggCTATTGAGGAGTCCGGTCCAGGAGCTCAGAACAGTCCCTACCAGCTTCGACGCAAGACCCTGCTTCCCAAGAGAACCGCTGCTGCCTCTGCCACCGCCTCTGCCTGCCCCAGCAAGGGCCCAATGGAG GGAGCTTCCACTTCATCAACAGAGGCCTTTGGCCATCGAGCCAAGCGGGCACGAGTGTCCG CCCCAGCAGAGCAATATCTGCAGCAGAAGCTTCCAGATGAGGTTGTTTTGAAGATCTTCTCCTACTTACTGGAACAGGACCTCTGTCAGGCAGCTTGTGTCTGCAAGAGATTCAGCCAGCTAGCCAACGACCCCATCCTATG GAAGCGTCTGTACATGGAGGTGTTTGAGTACACGCGTCCCATGATGCACCCTGAGCCCGGCAGGTTCTACCAAGTCAGCCCCGAGGAGCATGAACACCCGAACCCCTGGAAGGAGAGCTTCCAACAGCTG TACAAAGGTGCTCACGTAAAACCAGGCTTTGCTGagcatttctacagtaaccccgGCAGATACAAAGGCAGAGAGAACATGCTG TATTATGACACCATTGAGGATGCGCTGGGTGGAGTACAAGAGGCTCACTTTGACGGTCTAATCTTCGTCCACTCCGGCATCTATACAGATGAGTGGATTTATATAGAGTCCCCCATCACCATGATTGGTGCAG CTCCCGGTAAAGTAGCAGACAAGGTGGTGATAGAGAATACTAGAGACTCAACGTTTGTCTTCATGGAGGGCTCAGAGGACGCCTATGTGGGATACATGACCATCAAG TTTAATCCTGATGACAAGTCAGCGCAGCACCACAACGCCCACCACTGTCTGGAGATCACAgtcaactgcagccccaacatcGACCACTGCATCATCCGCTCCACATGCACAG TGggttcagctgtgtgtgtgagcggccAGGGAGCGTGTCCAACCATCAAACACTGCAACATCAGTGACTGTGAGAACGTAGGACTGTACATCACCGATCACGCACAG GGCATTTATGAAGACAATGAAATCAGCAACAATGCGCTAGCGGGAATTTGGGTGAAAAACCACGGTAATCCCATCATTAGACGTAACCACATCCACCACGGACGAGACGTTGGAGTGTTCACCTTCGACCACGGCATG GGTTACTTTGAGAACTGCAACATCCATAGAAACCGCATAGCAGGCTTTGAGGTGAAAGCCTACGCCAACCCCACAGTGGTGCGTTGTGAGATCCATCATGGCCAAACGGGAGGCATCTACGTCCACGAGAAGGGGCGGGGGCAGTTTATCGAGAACAAAATCTATGCCAATAACTTCGCTGGTGTGTGGATCACGTCCAACAGCGACCCGACGATACG GGGAAATGCTATATTCAACGGTAACCAAGGAGGGGTGTACATATTTGGAGATGGACGGGGTTTGATAGAGAGTAACGATATCTATGGTAACGCCTTGGCGGGAATCCAGATCCGAACCAACAGCTGCCCCATTGTACGACACAACAAGATCCACGATGGACAGCATGGGGGCATCTATGTG CACGAAAAAGGCCAGGGGGTGATCGAGGAGAATGAGGTTTACAGCAACACGCTGGCTGGAGTCTGGGTGACTACAGGCAGCACTCCTGTCCTCCGCAAGAACCGCATCCACAGTGGCAAACAG gttggcGTGTATTTCTACGACAACGGACACGGTGTGTTGGAAGACAATGACATCTACAATCACATGTACTCTGGTGTACAAATAAG GACGGGGAGCAACCCAAAGATCAGGCGCAACAAGATCTGGGGAGGCCAGAACGGAGGGATTTTAGTCTACAACTCAG GTCTGGGCTTCATCGAGGACAACGAGATCTTTGACAACGCCATGGCGGGGGTGTGGATCAAGACGGACAGCAACCCCACGCTGAGACGAAATAAGATTCACGACGGCAGAGATGGAGGCATCTGTATCTTCAATGGAGGCAGAG GACTCCTGGAAGAGAACGACATCTTCAGGAACGCTCAGGCTGGTGTGCTGATCAGCACAAACAGCCACCCGATACTCCGCAAGAACCGCATTTTTGACGGCTTCGCTGCAG gTATTGAAATCACCAACCACGCCACCGCCACGCTGGAGGGCAACCAGATCTTCAACAATCGCTTCGGAGGCCTGTTTCTGGCCTCGGGGGTCAACGTCACCATGAAAG ATAATAAGATTCTGAATAACCAGGATGCCATCGAGAAGGCAGTGAGCAGAGGACAGTGCCTCTACAAGATCTCCAGCTACACCAGTTACCCCATGCACGACTTCTACAG ATGTCACACCTGTAACACAACAGATAGGAACGCCATCTGTGTAAACTGCATCAAAAAATGCCACCAAGGGCACGATGTAGAGTTTATACGGCATGATCG GTTTTTCTGTGACTGCGGAGCGGGAACGTTGTCCAACCCGTGCACGCTGGCCGGAGAGCCCACACACGACACAGACACTCTGTATGACTCGGCGCCGCCCATCGAGTCCAACACGCTGCAACATAACTGA